The following DNA comes from Gadus macrocephalus chromosome 5, ASM3116895v1.
CTCTCGATGATGCCTCTGGTCTGACGGGCGGTGACGAAGGCGTGGTGACGCAGCTCCACGAGGCCGTGGGCCAGGGCCACCGCGTGGTGGTACCCGGGCTGACCGTCCGGCCCGACGacgtcctgaaagaaaacgcaCACACGGCACACGATGAGACGCCGCACGCAAACACCGCGGCCGATATGAAATGTGGACAGGCGACTGCcactcacttcctcctcctcctcctcctcctcctccacctcggaaAGGGGCGATTCCAAGGTGGCATCGACCTGGAGCACACCGCAGGGCTCCTGGAGCAGGGCGCTGTGGTGTGCCAGGAGACGGATCTCCTCTGGCTCATCCTCcggctgcacctcctcctcctcgaagCCGTCATCGGCGgcggcctcttcctcctcctcggcccCATCTAGAGGGTCGGGATCCGGCTGCAGCACAGCGCCCGACTGGGAGTAGAGGTACTCCACCCCCAAGAGTtcccctgcagagagagagacacacacacacacacacacacacacacacacacacacacacacacacacacacacacacacacacattagcagaTGCCACAAGAACAGCCGCAGCAAACACTCTCCGTCGCTAATCTCCATGTACCTGTGTACTCTCTGGGCTGGGTGAAGTCGTCGACCGGCTGGACCCCGTTGACCTCAGAGGCCAGCTCGTTGAAGCTGTGCTGCAGCCGGGCGCTGTAGCACCGCAGCGCCGCTCGCGGCCCTCCCTCGACTGCCGCCCTGCCGCGGTCCTCGTTCCACCGAGCCAGGCCCTCCAGCAGGTACACCTGATAGTGGACGTCACTCGAGGTGGTACCTGTACATAAAACACGAGGGGGAGAAGAGTTAgtgaaaaaggaaaacaaacaaacagaacttTGTCAACGCGGTGGAAATAGATTTACCCGGAACGAAGCGGCACTGGTGCAGGTGGAAGGACTCGAGGGAGGTGGAGCCGCGAGCGCACCGGAAGACGGGGAGCCTCACACCACCCTTGGTGATCTCTCCTGTCTTGGTGTACAGCTCCACCCCCTCTGGGTCCTGGACGCAGTCGAGGTGGCGGCGCCCGTGGTGTCCGTCACATGCCAGAAGGCGTCCAGCACCTCCTGGATGAGCCGCTCCGTCTCCGCCGCACCCCTCGTACGGCGGCGACAGTGGCGAGCCAGCTCCTTGGCGGACAGCGTGACCTGGGCGTCCCTCCCCTCCGAGGACTGCTTGGCCTCCTTCAGGCGCCGCACGTCCTCGCCGTCCCACTCGAAGATGGCGAAGGACAGCCTGGCCATGAAGAGGCCGTAGAGCTGGTGGCTGTCGGTGGTGACGCCCCTCGCGAAGCGCCGCATGAGGTGCCACACGTCCAGCCGCACCACCAGCTCTTGCCACTCGTGGTACATGCCGTGCGTGGCAGAATTGCCCACGGCGGCACAGCAGTCCCGGTCCACATACAGGACCCTCGGAGGGGCCTTCCCGGCATCGCGGTACCGCCGCTTCAGGCCGGCCGCCATGTTGGTTAGTCCCTCCCCCTCGGCCGAGGTGAGGACGGACACGAGCACCTGCCCGTACTCGTTGCCAACGTTGGTCATCCAGGCGGCAGACCCGGCGGCGGCGCCCGCGAGCTTTTTGGCGATCtgcaagacacaaacacacaaacacacgttaagacacacggacggacggacggacggcacACAGACGTCATACGAGGCGACGGCACACGGAGAGAGAAACCTCACCTTCTTGGTGGAGTCCATCTTAAGGATGTCGCCGAAGATCGACGTCACCCTGGCCTTGGTCTCGTCCAGCCTGGTCACGGCCTCCAGCACGTACACCCGACCAAACCAGGTGAGCCCGGGCACCTTGACGAAGGTCGGCAGGGACACGTCGTCCTTCCGGGCCGCTCCGGGTCCCCTCAGCTTGCGGAGCACCGACAGGTAGGCAATGGAGCGCTGCATCCAGTCCCTGGAGTGCTGCTCCACCAGGGAGGCACGGAGGCGAGAGACGCCGTTGCCCAAGGTGCGCTCCTTGAGCATCGCTATCACGGCTCTGTCGCAGGACAACCTGGAAACAGAGAACACAGACATTTAACCGTAGTTAACCACGAGCGACAAAACGCTGGGTAAACGCAGAATGACTAAAAGTGACATACTTGTAGGTGAGAACGGCCGGGAATTCCTCGCGGTGAGCAACGtccagctgctccaggatgTCCTGCGACCAGCCCGCCACCTTCTTGCCGCAGGAGGGGCACTGAAGGCACTCTGTGGCCATATAATACCACCCACTCCTGTCCAAGACCCTCCGCACGGTCTTGTATAGGCCAGCGCCCATCAGCTTGCGCCCATCGGCGGGGCACTTGAGGTGGTACGCCCACATCCGATACGGAAGCCAGAGGAAGAAGGGGCGCTGGAAGAAGGCGTGGGCTGTGGCGGGGGGCTGCGTGTAGAGGAGCCGGGCGCCTGGCGGGTACCACCACAGTCGGGGCGGTGTGGTGAGCACAGCCTTCCCGCTGCTGGGGTCCCTGCGGAACAGTGCCCGGCCCACccactcctgctgctcctcaggCAGCGTCTTCCTCCAGCTGAGGGGAAGCagctgaaatacacacacagcagacacacacagttagcaGGTGTGAATGTTCAgcagacaggcacacatacacacacacatcatatacacacacacacacacacacacacacattacacaaacCTCTTTGCCGGAGGCAGGCCTCGTGGCCATcggtcctggtcctggacctGGTGCTGGTCCTTCCAGCGGGGCCGCGGCCGGCGGGGCGTCCCTGGACGTGCCTGACAACCCATATGAGCGTTAGGGAGGTACGTTACACGTGCGGTACAAGTGTATTCACATCAAAACGTATACTCACTGGGAGGGTCGACCTCGTCGGCAGCGGCGAGCAGTTCGGCGTCGGTCGGGTCAGAGTAGGAGACACCTGCAAAGAACGACAACGAGACGACAACATGAAGTGATGAAGCACTGGTGTGTTGTTAAAAGCACCTCCCAGGCTGTTTTGTAGACGGTGCAGTTACCTGGCCGTGGGAGGACATGTCCTGGCTCCGGTGCTGCTGTGGGCTCAGCGTCCCGGGCCAGCACATACTGCTTCAGGGTCCCCATCCTGGACGCAGTAGCTCCCACCTTCTGCGTCCTGACCCAAGCCACATAGCTGTAGTAGagcaaagaaaaaacacacaaaatcagcacacacacacacacacacacataaaatcaacacacacactacttacGTTCGACTCTCTTGGTCCCGCGTGCCATACAGGGACTTGTAGGTCCGGTGCGAATGCACCCCGAACCCCACCAGCGCGTCGTCCAGCCCCCTGGAAGACGCGGAGCCCTCGCACAACCTACGCCTGGCGACGGCCATCACCATGGGTGGGAACAGCCCGGCGTAGGAGGTGAGGGCGTCCTTGTTCTCCATGAGGGGCGACTTGCTggtgtcccctccctctctctccatctggtgGGACGCCAAGATGGTGACGGCGTACCCCACCGCATTTCCCAGCAGCCACTGGAAAGTTTGGCCGCGGTACAGGCCAAACTGCTCCTCGCTCTCCGCCAGCACAAACTCGCCCGACATGCCACCCTTCTGCAGGGCTCTGGCCCTCGCCTCGAACCACATCACCCCTCTTCACCTGAGACCCAGTGGCAGAGGCCTGGCGTTTGCTTGCCACTGCGTCAGCGGCATCAGAGGGGCGAAGGGTGAGCTCGGAGGAAGAGGGTTCGAACCGGAAAAGGGGAGCAAAAGACATTTTCTGAAAGACAAGAAGAAACAAAACGAGTCAGTTAAGTGTATTACAAACAATGTTGATAACAATGTTAATGTCAGGAGATCAGCCCATTAggcaggcccgccgctccctatacgcatGAAAGGCAGAGTGCTAAGCACACcaagtacctgggggggggggggggggcagaattaaggtttgtaaaaataaatacataataacaattacattattgaattaaaaatatatataaattagtcatgaagaggcccaccgttgtttattcttaattgtataacctatcactcaatttcggcaaattagaGGTTTTTTTACCCAATATACAAAAAGAGGCCTTTAACCATCAGGGGTGTTAGGGTAATACTGTCAACGTTAATGTCAAGAGACCATTAGGTTTAGCCTGAGAGTGACCTGTTGCTCTCCCCCCACTATTAACACCTCTCCTATGCAAATCGGGGTTGCATTTCAAACACCGAAATCACACATTAATAATTAAACATTTAGACCAGCCTTTATATCACAATTACactaatgcatttttcacgatttaCCAGCAGCACTCCCCATACGTATGAATGGGAAGCGCGAcgctccgtactttcaacaattcgttttacttatttataattcgaaattcgtcccatcatttataccacatacacactatggTCTATAGCGGGGGTCGGCaataggcggaccgcggtccgaatataagactgccttttttccaatcgaaataggtccgaaaaagtcgggtcgtcttatattcgggatctagtattcagagcgcagtttctcttctttgcctctccctttaaatgtcaatacacattcgcggccgcaggttgcgccagaaattggttccgggaagaagtagtccagcgtccttaacaaccagaccgttaccggtgtttaaagacaggctgaccattagagacaagtggctcaaaagtgggtcaggtcaatcaacaacagcggaggagctatgatgccaattttaaaataatggttgtcaataaggcagagtcaagtaacaactgccaagctgccaagatgtttggggtcacggagtgtaacgtaagaagatggcgagcaccaaaataacgtctcaaagacgtcaacagtcagcgcaaatcctaccgtggtcctcaaagtggccgtttcagtgaggttgaccggagagtttttgaaaacgtcagagaaaacgcgctttgggtggagccggtggaagcggagcagctggggagcgatgacagcgagagcaaacacagcggggcagaggacgtgtgtgatagacagagatcggaggagaagtttggcgaattttggttaagtttagttaaatatgtggcctgtatttttctatgttatttaaaaatgttcccaatgttgcttgatattaattttgaatcatactgtacatattttgccttgaaagtgccgtggcctttactggcattattattattgtcattgatataacaagtgtttaattcactgttctttgttctgcaaatctggtctgcaaatctttttttctaaatgtttgtgttgaaaaacggggggtcgtcttattatcagggtcgtcttatattcggaccaatacgagtatatataattttgaccaagagattttaacaactaatgtttgggtgacttttataaacccgttaaatacattaaattaactataactTTATGGTAGGCTATGTTTTTTACCTTATAATgtcagtagccaatcagatgatagcctgccctacgagctgtgcgactggtgcacgcaagcgcggcaaaattgacagaagaaaagagtgccttcagtgagagagaaagcttcatTGCAGTTCAAGAGAAAGATGGCGTGCTCTAAGAAGAGATAGGTAGAttgtgagaacagagcttttaaagaggagtgttcattctgcctgcatgcagctctaagcatgtgtgcctgatctgctccgagacggtggcggatagtcagttgttgaccaaacagacactgatactactagcgcctaaagtacttatattggctaaatatgcctctgaatcataatgcacaccttgactgttggtacataaaacacatgcagtcctatatcagtgaaaacaacggtcataaaaaatgtgtgatagacccccggacccaagcttgaggatttttttttaaactggacccattaggattttaattgcctaccCCTGGTCTATAGAATATAACCGAGTCGTCTGTTcgcatttgtatgcatttttcacgatttaCCAGCAGCACTCGTTGAGAAGGCCAACCGTCGCGTAATGCGTTTGAATGGGAAGCGGGAAGCTTGGTACTTTCAACAATTCgttttacttatttataattcgaaattcgtcccagcctttatatcacatacacactatggtctatagcatataaccgagttgtctattcacattttaatgcagttTCCACGATTCTAGTCATTTACTTACGTGATGGTAGTGAACGGAAAACTAGTGACGGTTGAAAACTGTCAAAGTAATGAAGATTTTTCGGCTGGAGGAGCTTATGATAACTTGCGCTCCCCGCCGGCAGCCAATCACGTCTCAAGACTCAAGTGAAACAGTCCAATCAAACCATGCGTGGTTTTGGCCCAGTAAATGAAACAGACCAATCAGACAGGAGTGTTTTTTCTGCCAGGGTGGGGGAGGGCAGAGTGCAAGTGAAACACAAGTGTAGAGCACAACGACATTCCGGTGGCGCAAGGATGACTATCTTCTATCTTTTAAGTTTTAATTCAAAGTTTTGGAGTTCTAGCCAACTTCCTTCATATAGCTGCCATTGACCCCCCCGCATGTAAAATCTTGTGAAAATTTGACCACGTGTGGAGTCAAAAAAAGTTCCcacagaaagtgtctaggagcacgttttaggccattttgagtcgtttgctaatgggttagggttaggttaagggcaACTTACCAGTGGgggatttaatgattcgtttccgtgacccagtttgcgtgattcagttcgccacgaggagtcgttcgcgagtcgttcagtcgagtttccggtagcactaactccactgagtctacACAGCATAGTACCAGGTATTTTAACATTGTTTCGTTTTGAGTAAAGCAAAAAACGTACCTTAGAGTAGTCCTCCGTCTTTGTTGGTTCATTTTGGTACGGTAACTATGAAGCAGAAGGGAGGGAATTTGgtgcccctagtggcaactttttttaacattggaAAACACCTAAAAGCGTTGCCATGGGAACAGggagaggggcgtgggaatatGAACCCTATGGGGTGGTAGCTATGGATCAGGGCTACGTCTGTGGCAAGttctggccacctggtggcttgttttggtatagaaaattgAATTTGAAATGTTCAAATTTGTGCCACTCGGCAAGGGAAACATTTGTGCCACTCGGCGAGGGAAAAAGGGGTATTAACGATATTTGGTGTGGAAGGTGCTCTAGGCTCCTTAGACaggtgtgcgaagttttggagttctAGCTAACTTCCTTCATATAGCTGCCattgacccccacccccccccatgtaCAATTTTGTGAAAATCTGACCAAGTGCGGAGTCAAAAAAAGTTCCCACAGAAAGTGTCTAAGAGCaagttttaggccattttgagtcgtttgctaatgggttagggttaggttaagggcaACTTACCACTTttcaaaaacgttttttttggaCCTAGCTCGGGCAAACAGCGGGGCGTGGGAATTCCGAGACCACCCTAGGATAGCTCTAGCCCCAGCAGACTTTTTTGGTCCCGGTGAACACTCGGCATAGCCACTAATGTAGGCTAGGGTGCGAGATATTTGAAACTGGCTAAAAGGCGTAAATACTAGGTCCCGGTGCACCCTCGGCCTAGTCCCTAATGTGGGTGATATTTTTGAAATTGGCAAATTCCTGTGTTCCATACACCGCACAACCCCAGGAAATGCtaaaacaattacaaaataACCTGCACCTCATACACAGCATAGTACCATGTATTTTAACATTGTTTAGTTTTGAATAAAGCAAAAAACTTACCTTAGAGTAGTCCTTCGTTGGTTCAATTTGGTACGGTAACTATGAAGCagaagggagggaattgtatctaacgcgtgtgagagaaATACCATagagctacttcgagccccaGGCTCTCTGCGGGTCTGGCTAACAGTTCTGCACTCCAATCTCTCTGTCGAGCTTGAGagggtcaagtgggcgtggccggtgcGACGTAATAGTTCCTCCCTCCACGcttgtctaaaggtgctgccatctgtggctggagtagttattgcagcttatgtgtttgatcctgcttcctagtggctatgtgagggttatgcagcttgtgtgttcgatcctgcttcccagcggctatgtgggggcagcttatgtgcttaaaatacgtaacaatatcattctaaacaaataaaaaatggtCACCAAGGTCAAGGCCACCCTCCCCACACCACACTCTACAAACATTATTCGAGAGCGCCCCCTATTGGACAAGGATGCAATTCAGGTCTATAAGTaacaagacaagaaaataaaattcacaataagtgcatttggTCTGTCATATTTTGCATAttgtaatgtaataataattataacataACAAAGGGTTCTCGTCTTCATTTCCGACGACAACGGCCGGTCAAAAGCGTTGATTTCACGGGGATTCGATCCGACGCTTTGGGTGTCTCTGTCGTTCGCTGATTGCTgggttgtgaaaaaaaaaagttctttATCGACGCGATGAGTGAGGTGGGTTTTTTCCTCTTTTCTGTCGGATGAATAAAGGGAAGAACGTTTCTCAGCCACGTTATAGGACACCTCGCATTCCTCTCTATTTTGAAAAAGCCCGCCCCCTCGCGGCCGATAAAGAAAGTTTTTTTTGACGACCCACCAATCagcgacgacgacgatgacgacgacggAGAAGCCCAAAGTGTCGGATCGAACCCCCGTCAAACCAATTACTTGCTTTCATTGAATTAAACAAACCATTTGTTATTCTTGtcatttttatattaaaatttGTTATTGTCGTCAACTTATTGCTTTCAatgatatatttttataatcCATTTGCTGTCAGTGTTATGACTTTATTGAAATAAACAaaccatttattattattcttgtgAGTATTATATTAAAAGAACACCATTTATTGTCAACTTATtgctttatgtatatatttataatccATTTACTTTATTGAAATAAAccattaattattattcttgtGGACTTTTTgctaaagaagaaaaacaaacaagggaCAAGCATGTACTGTCGAAAGAGAaaacttattttattattcattcatatacagtatatatatatatatatatatatatgtaagggataatgcccgacgaggtgtccattatcagga
Coding sequences within:
- the LOC132457638 gene encoding uncharacterized protein LOC132457638; translation: MWFEARARALQKGGMSGEFVLAESEEQFGLYRGQTFQWLLGNAVGYAVTILASHQMEREGGDTSKSPLMENKDALTSYAGLFPPMVMAVARRRLCEGSASSRGLDDALVGFGVHSHRTYKSLYGTRDQESRTYVAWVRTQKVGATASRMGTLKQYVLARDAEPTAAPEPGHVLPRPGVSYSDPTDAELLAAADEVDPPSTSRDAPPAAAPLEGPAPGPGPGPMATRPASGKELLPLSWRKTLPEEQQEWVGRALFRRDPSSGKAVLTTPPRLWWYPPGARLLYTQPPATAHAFFQRPFFLWLPYRMWAYHLKCPADGRKLMGAGLYKTVRRVLDRSGWYYMATECLQCPSCGKKVAGWSQDILEQLDVAHREEFPAVLTYKLSCDRAVIAMLKERTLGNGVSRLRASLVEQHSRDWMQRSIAYLSVLRKLRGPGAARKDDVSLPTFVKVPGLTWFGRVYVLEAVTRLDETKARVTSIFGDILKMDSTKKIAKKLAGAAAGSAAWMTNVGNEYGQVLVSVLTSAEGEGLTNMAAGLKRRYRDAGKAPPRVLYVDRDCCAAVGNSATHGMYHEWQELVVRLDVWHLMRRFARGVTTDSHQLYGLFMARLSFAIFEWDGEDVRRLKEAKQSSEGRDAQVTLSAKELARHCRRRTRGAAETERLIQEVLDAFWHDPEGVELYTKTGEITKGGVRLPVFRCARGSTSLESFHLHQCRFVPGTTSSDVHYQVYLLEGLARWNEDRGRAAVEGGPRAALRCYSARLQHSFNELASEVNGVQPVDDFTQPREYTGELLGVEYLYSQSGAVLQPDPDPLDGAEEEEEAAADDGFEEEEVQPEDEPEEIRLLAHHSALLQEPCGVLQVDATLESPLSEVEEEEEEEEEVSGSRLSTFHIGRGVCVRRLIVCRVCVFFQDVVGPDGQPGYHHAVALAHGLVELRHHAFVTARQTRGIIERLTERDKAPVTFTPRHQDRLAKGRFKTSNRHAHIPGVDSVKR